The Micromonospora sp. Llam0 genome includes a window with the following:
- a CDS encoding phosphotransferase enzyme family protein, producing the protein MKKIGEASPPGTSESAGWHWSIFADVCALAGMNPAGARLIKFTNNAVFELANEPVVVRIPGSKTVQDRVEKVIAVARWLAEHDMPSVRLLNDMDQPVKVGDRKATLWQRVSGEGSTPTGRDLGRILRRYHSLPDPRFSLPPWRPMAAIRQRIMEADRLLSTDRTFLEQCCDETEEQLGALEFFLPPGPIHGDSFLGNLIPSPHGPVICDFDSAASGPREWDLTPVAVGKLRFNYTPDAHREIVESYGVDVLSWPGFVVMRKLRELQLVTSVLPVLKSNPSLTDQWCHRFATFRDGDASATWSPYR; encoded by the coding sequence ATGAAGAAAATCGGCGAAGCGTCGCCCCCGGGCACCAGTGAGTCGGCGGGCTGGCACTGGTCGATATTCGCCGATGTCTGCGCACTTGCCGGTATGAACCCGGCAGGGGCCAGGCTCATAAAGTTCACGAACAACGCTGTCTTCGAGCTGGCCAACGAACCTGTCGTCGTACGAATACCAGGATCAAAAACGGTCCAGGATCGAGTCGAGAAGGTTATTGCCGTCGCACGGTGGCTCGCTGAGCATGACATGCCGTCGGTTCGACTGCTGAATGATATGGATCAGCCGGTGAAGGTGGGAGATCGCAAAGCGACTCTCTGGCAGCGAGTGTCCGGTGAAGGCTCCACCCCAACCGGCCGTGACCTTGGTCGAATACTACGCCGCTACCACTCGCTTCCCGATCCTCGATTCAGCCTTCCTCCATGGCGGCCCATGGCTGCAATTAGACAACGGATCATGGAGGCCGATCGCCTGTTGTCGACCGATCGCACTTTTCTAGAACAATGTTGCGATGAGACGGAGGAGCAGCTCGGCGCCCTGGAGTTCTTCCTTCCGCCTGGACCGATCCATGGAGACAGCTTCCTCGGCAACCTTATTCCTAGCCCGCATGGTCCTGTAATATGCGACTTCGACTCCGCCGCATCTGGCCCTCGGGAGTGGGACCTGACACCAGTCGCCGTCGGAAAACTTCGTTTCAACTACACCCCTGACGCACATCGAGAGATCGTCGAATCCTACGGTGTAGATGTGCTCAGCTGGCCAGGATTTGTGGTGATGCGCAAGCTCCGTGAGCTCCAACTCGTGACTAGTGTTCTGCCAGTGCTAAAAAGCAACCCGAGTTTGACGGACCAGTGGTGCCATCGCTTCGCCACTTTTCGTGACGGAGATGCGTCGGCGACGTGGAGCCCGTATCGGTAA
- a CDS encoding Gfo/Idh/MocA family protein — protein sequence MNTVIIGCGAIASRWLRTLSADPRVRVTAFVDPDATAAQRLDVRHPGVAARWFPDLAAALAAVDAEVAVNLTPPALHAAVSRSALAAGLHVLSEKPLATSLADASMLAGMAAERGLLLAVMRNRARDGQFLQFRDLLRQATEGPLMVTGDVLVSLPDPGFRSKTSLPVTTDLAVHAFDQLSELVPAPAVQVCCTETPIGFVGPHGGLATMIVTFADGSLASYRVGYTGPQLRTPANGIWRVEAHGFAARWDGAGTVTACAGRQDSDRLIHLLDTPPGYRLCIDAMVDALHAGTAAPPPLAPIALLDAALTSARTGRPAPVAPAWERS from the coding sequence GTGAACACGGTCATCATCGGCTGCGGCGCGATCGCCTCGCGGTGGCTTCGGACGCTCAGCGCCGATCCCCGCGTCCGCGTCACCGCGTTCGTGGATCCCGACGCCACGGCCGCGCAGCGGCTGGATGTTCGGCATCCCGGTGTGGCAGCGCGGTGGTTCCCCGACCTGGCGGCCGCCCTCGCCGCCGTTGACGCCGAGGTGGCGGTCAATCTCACGCCACCGGCGTTGCACGCCGCTGTGTCGCGCAGCGCTCTGGCGGCAGGACTGCATGTGCTGTCCGAAAAGCCGCTGGCCACCAGCCTTGCCGATGCCAGCATGCTGGCCGGGATGGCCGCCGAGCGCGGCCTGCTGCTCGCAGTGATGCGCAACCGTGCCCGCGACGGCCAGTTCCTGCAGTTCCGGGACCTGCTGCGCCAGGCTACGGAGGGACCGCTCATGGTTACCGGAGACGTCCTGGTCAGCCTGCCGGACCCCGGGTTTCGCAGCAAGACAAGTTTGCCGGTGACCACCGACCTAGCCGTGCACGCGTTCGACCAGCTGAGCGAGCTGGTGCCGGCACCTGCGGTGCAGGTCTGCTGTACCGAGACGCCGATCGGGTTCGTCGGCCCTCACGGCGGCCTCGCCACCATGATCGTCACATTCGCAGACGGTTCTCTCGCCAGCTACCGCGTCGGGTACACCGGGCCGCAGCTGCGCACTCCGGCGAATGGAATCTGGCGGGTCGAAGCACACGGGTTCGCAGCCCGTTGGGACGGCGCGGGCACTGTCACCGCCTGCGCCGGCCGTCAGGACAGCGATCGCCTGATCCACCTGCTGGACACACCACCGGGATACCGGCTGTGCATCGACGCGATGGTCGACGCGCTGCACGCCGGAACCGCCGCACCGCCGCCGCTGGCCCCGATCGCTTTACTCGACGCTGCGCTGACCTCGGCGCGCACAGGCCGCCCGGCCCCAGTCGCCCCGGCGTGGGAACGGTCATGA
- a CDS encoding GPP34 family phosphoprotein codes for MQLADDFWRLAHHDVTGNPRLNERTAGLGLAAALLGELLWIGRINVRDGRLWVADKTPPDDVLEHTVLEQIIAQAVLSLSLRLSAEFRGRGGVERQTYNALDDSGLLPIESVFDPTEAAGLFMLALVAVRVGAVPEELAYIWRI; via the coding sequence ATGCAACTCGCTGACGACTTCTGGAGACTGGCGCACCACGACGTGACCGGGAATCCGCGCCTGAACGAACGTACGGCCGGACTCGGCCTGGCAGCAGCACTCCTGGGCGAGTTGCTGTGGATCGGGAGGATCAATGTCCGTGACGGACGCCTGTGGGTGGCCGACAAGACACCCCCGGACGATGTCCTCGAACACACCGTGTTGGAGCAGATCATCGCTCAGGCGGTGCTATCGCTCTCCCTGCGGCTGTCGGCTGAGTTCCGTGGACGCGGAGGCGTGGAACGGCAGACGTATAACGCGCTGGACGACAGCGGACTGCTCCCGATCGAGAGTGTGTTCGATCCAACGGAGGCTGCCGGGCTGTTCATGCTGGCCTTGGTAGCCGTGCGGGTCGGGGCGGTACCGGAGGAACTGGCTTACATCTGGCGGATCTGA
- a CDS encoding ISKra4 family transposase gives MVAGAFDRSRECFEELVEGLAGSDSDGLTHAELEDRLAVRGRELLRLLLQDHVDLRAAREVRRERVVGADEVVRSRVEVGHGRGLGTVFGAVTVTRMAYRASGVANLYPADAVLNLPVERHSHGLRRLAAVESVRGSFDDAVAAIDRSCGVGVGKRQVQELAVAAAVDVAAFYDTRSHRPVGDGWLLVLSFDGKGVVMIPSALRDATAKAAARTGRRLTTRLSPGEKRGRKRMAELAVVYDAAPVPRTPSEIITGDDGRRRRGPVAQARWLTASVVDDIAPVVAAGFDEACRRDPRQARTWVVLVDGNRAQIDAVRAEADRRQVKVHIVLDFVHVLEYVWKAAWAFFYTGDPAAEAWVGEQAVKILSGKAGQVAAGIRRRATRYGYSARERAGADECADYLTRHQPYLDYHTALAAGWPIATGVIEGACRHLVKDRMDITGARWGLDTAEAILKLRAVSANGDFNAYWAFHLQQEHQRIHQNRYQQQREGYTLAG, from the coding sequence GTGGTGGCGGGGGCGTTCGACCGGTCGCGGGAGTGTTTCGAGGAGTTGGTGGAGGGGTTGGCCGGCTCGGACAGTGACGGGTTGACGCACGCCGAGTTGGAGGACCGCCTCGCGGTGCGGGGTCGTGAGCTGCTGCGGTTGTTGTTGCAGGACCATGTGGATCTGCGGGCGGCGCGGGAGGTGCGCCGGGAACGGGTGGTCGGTGCCGATGAGGTGGTCCGTTCCCGGGTGGAGGTGGGGCATGGTCGGGGGCTGGGCACGGTGTTCGGTGCGGTGACGGTGACCAGGATGGCGTACCGGGCGTCGGGAGTGGCCAACCTGTATCCGGCGGACGCGGTGTTGAACCTGCCGGTGGAGAGGCATTCGCACGGGCTGCGCCGGTTGGCGGCGGTGGAGTCGGTACGGGGATCGTTCGACGACGCGGTCGCCGCGATCGACCGGTCGTGCGGGGTGGGTGTGGGGAAACGGCAGGTGCAGGAGTTGGCGGTGGCCGCCGCTGTGGACGTGGCCGCGTTCTACGACACCCGATCGCACCGGCCGGTCGGCGATGGCTGGCTGCTGGTGCTGTCGTTCGACGGTAAGGGTGTCGTGATGATCCCGTCCGCGTTACGGGACGCCACCGCGAAGGCCGCCGCCCGGACAGGCCGTAGGTTGACCACCCGGCTGTCGCCGGGAGAGAAACGTGGCCGTAAACGGATGGCGGAGTTGGCGGTGGTCTACGACGCGGCGCCGGTGCCGCGTACCCCGTCCGAGATCATCACCGGTGACGACGGCCGGCGTCGGCGGGGTCCGGTCGCCCAGGCCAGGTGGTTGACGGCGTCCGTGGTCGACGACATCGCCCCGGTCGTCGCCGCCGGGTTCGACGAGGCGTGTCGCCGTGACCCGCGGCAGGCGCGGACCTGGGTCGTGCTCGTTGACGGTAACCGTGCCCAGATCGACGCGGTCCGGGCCGAGGCGGACCGCCGCCAGGTGAAGGTCCACATCGTGCTGGACTTCGTCCACGTGCTCGAGTACGTGTGGAAAGCGGCGTGGGCGTTCTTCTACACCGGTGACCCCGCCGCCGAGGCGTGGGTCGGCGAGCAGGCGGTCAAGATCCTGTCCGGCAAGGCCGGGCAGGTCGCGGCCGGGATCCGTCGGCGGGCCACCCGGTACGGATACTCGGCCAGGGAACGCGCCGGCGCCGACGAGTGCGCCGACTACCTGACCCGCCACCAGCCCTACCTGGACTACCACACCGCGTTGGCTGCGGGGTGGCCGATCGCCACCGGCGTGATCGAGGGCGCCTGCCGGCATCTGGTCAAGGACCGCATGGACATCACCGGCGCCCGCTGGGGACTGGACACCGCCGAAGCCATCCTCAAGCTACGCGCCGTATCCGCCAACGGCGACTTCAACGCCTACTGGGCCTTCCACCTGCAACAAGAACACCAACGCATACACCAGAACAGATACCAGCAACAACGGGAGGGCTACACCCTCGCCGGATGA
- a CDS encoding AAA family ATPase: protein MIIGIEGVSCTGKTTLSAQLAQRLHNPLVIPCYYHCAADPSQLPAPSATTADEQMAALAAFLDIEARRRRLAIQAHDQGRDVILDRTVDTLLAHSHAVGRLRGFDTDAAGRALVLASSIVVPDLTVLLHAPAEVIEQRAARRTAMPRIFYAPPFAAGFNAYFSGPISPTVIRFDSAGGLDDLTSAVAEQAERLRARVAQGQAPAAVEATT, encoded by the coding sequence GTGATCATCGGGATTGAGGGGGTGAGCTGTACTGGCAAGACCACGCTGTCGGCCCAACTCGCCCAGCGGCTGCACAACCCGCTGGTGATTCCCTGCTACTACCACTGTGCCGCCGACCCCAGCCAGCTTCCCGCCCCATCGGCGACGACCGCAGACGAACAGATGGCCGCGCTGGCAGCCTTTCTCGACATCGAGGCGCGGCGGCGACGACTGGCGATCCAGGCTCACGATCAGGGCAGGGACGTGATTCTCGACCGGACAGTCGACACGCTGCTCGCTCACTCCCACGCCGTGGGCCGCTTGCGCGGTTTCGACACCGACGCCGCCGGTCGCGCTTTGGTGCTGGCCAGCTCGATCGTGGTGCCGGACTTGACGGTGCTGCTGCACGCCCCGGCCGAGGTCATCGAACAGCGGGCAGCCCGGCGGACTGCCATGCCTCGCATCTTCTACGCGCCGCCTTTCGCTGCGGGGTTCAACGCCTATTTTTCCGGTCCGATCTCCCCGACGGTGATCCGCTTCGACAGCGCCGGTGGGCTCGATGACCTCACCTCGGCCGTCGCCGAGCAGGCCGAGCGGTTGCGTGCTCGCGTCGCGCAAGGGCAAGCCCCAGCGGCGGTCGAGGCGACGACGTGA
- a CDS encoding glycosyltransferase: MSGRSLWRRPEFWLATAVLTRHTIGALNLRSTLKFAAVARPADGDGAPTIPIHVVIPVLREQPHIRPALEWFVPLLDQFSGSTLTIVSTGREQREREHIIRLLTGCHVQSITPVRFPQLCNAELHDLVDAAAKTQSGVLTEAAAREVLQRFPLTAHVVEEELDRLLRPAHVRHVQFDGNGRKAAQVNHAAASLGSDAVGYIAVYDVDSRPGESLMRRTLAFIAERASADGQLPAVVQQSARFTTAGTGPSWADRALCRGAARVQTLWTLRREVPSFRRFAWATRRVTGVPLLDAAMRGLAQTVGHGLLVRCDVFARLGGLPTYTVLDDLPFGYRLTVEGIPVDCVPGLAVADAPEDVRDLIAQGRRWFQNYLDYPRCAARARADAVGTTAEHAAMLTVAAYRGLAWLAAGPATAACLVLAAGRFRPPVRVLAAAALWLGTVTPVRMLAGAEGRHLTVRQEASESIEVLAAYLLRSTGPIAAVADRITRGDAALSPKTNRRNTTVPPSEEDSRDHRD, translated from the coding sequence ATGAGCGGCCGGAGTCTGTGGCGACGGCCGGAATTCTGGCTGGCGACCGCAGTGTTGACTCGGCACACCATTGGTGCCCTCAACCTGCGGAGCACCCTCAAGTTCGCCGCCGTAGCCAGGCCAGCTGACGGCGATGGCGCGCCCACGATTCCGATCCACGTCGTCATCCCAGTGTTGCGCGAGCAGCCCCACATCCGCCCAGCGCTGGAGTGGTTCGTTCCGCTGTTGGACCAGTTCTCCGGCTCGACGCTCACCATCGTCAGCACCGGCCGGGAGCAGCGCGAGCGAGAACACATCATCCGGTTGTTGACGGGCTGCCATGTGCAGTCGATCACCCCGGTCCGGTTTCCCCAGTTGTGTAACGCGGAGCTGCACGATCTGGTGGATGCCGCAGCCAAGACCCAAAGCGGGGTGCTGACGGAGGCTGCGGCTAGGGAGGTCCTTCAGCGCTTTCCGCTGACCGCGCATGTCGTTGAGGAGGAACTCGACCGGCTGCTGCGGCCAGCGCACGTGCGTCATGTCCAGTTCGACGGGAACGGCCGCAAGGCAGCCCAGGTCAACCACGCCGCAGCCAGCCTAGGGAGCGATGCGGTCGGCTACATCGCTGTCTACGATGTCGACTCCCGCCCTGGTGAAAGCCTGATGCGGCGCACTCTGGCGTTCATTGCCGAACGGGCCAGCGCCGATGGGCAACTTCCGGCCGTAGTGCAGCAGTCTGCCCGGTTCACCACCGCTGGCACCGGTCCGAGCTGGGCCGACCGGGCACTCTGTCGCGGTGCCGCCCGGGTGCAGACGCTGTGGACGTTGCGCCGCGAGGTTCCCAGTTTCCGCCGGTTCGCGTGGGCGACCCGGCGTGTCACAGGCGTGCCGCTGCTGGATGCGGCGATGCGGGGACTTGCCCAGACCGTCGGCCACGGGCTGCTCGTGCGTTGTGATGTCTTTGCCCGGCTTGGTGGCCTGCCGACTTACACAGTCCTGGACGATCTGCCGTTCGGATACCGCCTGACAGTCGAAGGCATCCCAGTGGACTGCGTGCCAGGACTGGCGGTCGCCGACGCGCCGGAGGACGTGCGCGACCTTATCGCCCAAGGACGACGCTGGTTCCAAAACTACCTGGATTACCCCCGGTGCGCGGCGCGGGCGCGCGCCGATGCCGTCGGGACCACCGCCGAACACGCGGCCATGCTGACCGTGGCGGCCTACCGGGGGCTGGCGTGGCTCGCCGCCGGTCCCGCTACGGCGGCGTGCCTCGTGCTGGCCGCCGGCCGGTTCCGCCCACCGGTGCGAGTCCTGGCCGCTGCGGCGTTGTGGCTGGGCACAGTCACCCCCGTGCGGATGCTCGCCGGTGCCGAGGGCCGGCACCTGACCGTGCGGCAGGAGGCCAGCGAGTCCATCGAGGTTCTCGCCGCCTACCTGCTGCGCTCCACCGGCCCGATCGCTGCGGTGGCGGACCGGATCACCCGAGGCGACGCTGCGCTGTCGCCGAAAACAAACCGGCGCAACACAACGGTCCCACCGTCCGAGGAGGATAGCCGTGATCATCGGGATTGA
- a CDS encoding glycosyltransferase family 8 protein yields the protein MTTVFSPPPPAAPHGHAPLPPIVCAIDDGYAKPLQALMRSLAAAHPDAVGELRLLVVHHRLSQGSRTALARVANELGLPIRLVAADGITVRGPVSGWVSPAVYLRLQLAELLDLDGVVLYLDADVLAVADLRPLLRRPLHGAALAAVRDPRNPLVGGGIALPGWRRLGVPAGRDYFNSGVMLMDLGQCRRTGLFERATQFLANFPDEVRLWDQDALNVAADDQWLRLDRRWNTFVLSPLVDQPGFVHTDTEPVMPLAQLLDDEHTAAVLHFAGSDKPWLPGYPAGPALQRYRSFLLATSEASR from the coding sequence ATGACCACTGTCTTTTCCCCACCCCCTCCTGCGGCACCGCACGGCCATGCGCCACTGCCGCCCATCGTCTGCGCGATCGATGACGGCTACGCCAAGCCGTTGCAGGCGTTGATGCGCTCGCTGGCCGCCGCACACCCCGACGCCGTCGGCGAGCTGCGCCTGTTGGTCGTGCATCACCGGCTGAGCCAGGGCAGCCGAACGGCGTTGGCCCGCGTCGCCAACGAGCTTGGCCTACCGATCCGGCTCGTCGCCGCCGATGGGATCACTGTGCGCGGACCTGTGTCCGGCTGGGTCAGCCCGGCGGTCTATCTCCGCCTGCAGCTCGCCGAGCTTCTCGATCTCGATGGTGTGGTCCTCTACCTTGACGCCGACGTGCTCGCAGTCGCCGATCTGCGGCCGCTACTGCGCCGGCCACTACACGGAGCGGCGCTGGCGGCGGTGCGTGACCCGCGAAATCCGCTGGTTGGCGGCGGGATCGCCTTGCCCGGATGGAGGCGCTTGGGCGTACCCGCTGGGCGGGACTACTTCAACTCCGGCGTCATGCTGATGGACCTCGGGCAGTGCCGCAGGACGGGGCTGTTCGAGCGGGCGACCCAGTTCCTGGCCAACTTCCCGGACGAGGTACGACTCTGGGATCAGGACGCACTCAACGTGGCGGCTGACGATCAGTGGCTACGGCTGGACCGCCGGTGGAACACCTTCGTGCTTTCCCCCTTGGTCGACCAGCCCGGCTTCGTCCACACCGACACCGAGCCGGTGATGCCGCTTGCGCAGCTGCTCGACGACGAGCACACCGCGGCCGTGCTCCACTTCGCGGGCAGCGACAAGCCGTGGCTTCCCGGCTACCCGGCCGGCCCGGCGCTGCAGCGCTACCGGTCTTTCCTGCTCGCCACTTCAGAAGCAAGCCGATGA
- a CDS encoding helix-turn-helix transcriptional regulator has product MNLDQHPADRIAPATWEQRDMRRALAARDLKTVYERLQRVGVSQRQIARLTGQSASEIYEVLRGRRVMAHDLLIRIADGLGVPRGYMGLAYDESTEAALDLATATFSSRESERDQVRALLSHAANITMGTSVSEVARWWQPVDREVAPAPSRIGLCDVEHVQALTAAMRALDYRHGGGACRDAVAAQVRWVQQLLEATCSQETRTRLLLALADLHNLAGWTSFDVGMYSTARRHFARALEQAKAVNDLSLAANILYRMGRLHLHRGMHRDALRFFQLGQITAQDSGCGLTVSMLCANEAWAYALVGDRKQMDRSIGRAKDEFIRADHGTAQAWVRFFGEADLYASIGVAKTSLTDANDADVSDAIRFLNQALDHRGADMTRSRIFEATALAVAHLCGGDDKAGKRAARDAVASAATVRSIRTLDRLQPLQEIATRYPADSDIQAIANDIKTLRSAI; this is encoded by the coding sequence GTGAACCTGGACCAGCACCCGGCGGACCGGATCGCTCCTGCGACCTGGGAGCAGCGCGACATGCGACGCGCCCTGGCCGCACGGGACCTGAAGACGGTGTACGAACGACTCCAGCGAGTCGGCGTCTCCCAGCGTCAGATCGCCCGGCTCACCGGTCAGAGCGCGTCCGAGATCTACGAAGTCCTCCGAGGCCGCCGCGTCATGGCGCACGACCTACTGATCCGGATCGCGGATGGACTCGGCGTGCCACGTGGCTACATGGGACTTGCCTACGACGAGTCGACAGAAGCCGCCCTCGACCTGGCCACAGCAACCTTCTCCTCACGGGAAAGCGAGCGCGACCAAGTCCGCGCACTCCTATCCCACGCGGCCAACATCACCATGGGGACCTCCGTCAGCGAGGTCGCCCGATGGTGGCAACCAGTCGACAGGGAAGTCGCACCGGCGCCATCGCGCATCGGCCTATGCGACGTGGAACACGTCCAAGCGCTGACCGCCGCGATGCGCGCACTCGACTACCGACACGGTGGCGGGGCCTGCCGTGACGCGGTAGCAGCGCAGGTCCGCTGGGTACAACAGCTGTTAGAAGCCACCTGCTCTCAGGAAACCCGGACCCGCCTGCTGCTCGCGCTCGCAGACCTGCACAACCTGGCCGGATGGACATCCTTCGACGTCGGGATGTACTCCACAGCCCGCAGGCACTTCGCTCGCGCCCTCGAACAAGCCAAAGCAGTGAACGACCTGTCCCTCGCCGCCAACATCCTCTACCGGATGGGCCGACTCCACCTTCACCGCGGAATGCACCGCGACGCGCTACGCTTCTTCCAACTCGGCCAGATCACCGCCCAGGACTCTGGCTGCGGACTTACCGTTTCCATGTTATGCGCCAACGAAGCCTGGGCGTACGCTCTCGTCGGCGACCGCAAGCAGATGGATCGATCAATAGGGCGCGCTAAAGACGAGTTCATCCGCGCCGACCACGGGACCGCGCAGGCATGGGTGCGCTTCTTCGGTGAGGCGGACTTGTACGCTTCGATCGGAGTGGCGAAGACATCCTTGACTGACGCCAACGACGCCGACGTGTCCGACGCAATCAGATTTCTGAACCAAGCACTCGACCACCGTGGAGCTGACATGACCCGAAGTCGGATCTTCGAAGCAACCGCCCTTGCCGTCGCACACCTGTGCGGAGGAGACGACAAGGCCGGAAAGCGGGCGGCCCGTGACGCCGTAGCATCGGCGGCGACTGTCCGATCCATTCGCACACTCGACAGGCTGCAACCCCTGCAGGAGATCGCAACAAGATATCCCGCCGACTCCGATATCCAGGCCATAGCGAACGACATCAAGACGCTAAGAAGTGCGATATGA
- a CDS encoding phosphotransferase family protein encodes MIGSDSYTAARAALARAEPAADRAGLTLLCGGADNRLYSATTAHGPVMIKLRRHQAARYDVAAWASATLAAAGVLVPRILWFDQHSCVETRCPGLPLADPAGDVNLAAADTAVARQAGRLLRRVHATAVDGFGQLDADGHGRHPSMRSWLLGGRTCAIPSRIAGVSLPTLEARARRALIQHARNCDGVAARLVHGDWAARHVIADAGRVTGLVDLESVRGADPLTDLAGWSLQEPPELTTALFDGYFDQPPSLQIRYRLTVYRLRIATSLLHWHARQGNPQTVRLRAAQLAADLDDLHHGAPRAIPRLAI; translated from the coding sequence ATGATCGGCAGCGACTCCTACACCGCAGCTCGTGCCGCGCTGGCCAGGGCAGAGCCGGCAGCCGACCGGGCCGGGCTGACCCTGTTGTGCGGCGGCGCGGACAACCGGCTCTACTCGGCAACCACCGCCCACGGCCCAGTGATGATCAAACTACGCCGGCACCAGGCCGCACGGTACGACGTCGCGGCCTGGGCGAGCGCCACCCTGGCGGCGGCAGGCGTCCTCGTGCCCCGCATTCTCTGGTTCGACCAGCACAGCTGCGTCGAGACCCGGTGCCCTGGGTTGCCGCTCGCCGATCCGGCGGGCGACGTAAACCTGGCCGCCGCAGATACTGCCGTCGCCCGGCAGGCCGGCAGGCTGCTACGCCGCGTCCACGCGACCGCGGTCGACGGTTTCGGGCAGCTCGACGCCGACGGACACGGCCGACATCCGTCGATGCGCAGCTGGCTACTCGGCGGCCGCACCTGCGCGATCCCTTCGCGGATCGCCGGCGTCAGCTTGCCAACGCTGGAGGCCCGGGCGCGCCGCGCCCTGATACAGCACGCCAGGAACTGCGACGGTGTTGCCGCGCGACTGGTCCACGGCGACTGGGCCGCACGGCACGTCATCGCCGACGCCGGCCGGGTCACCGGACTTGTCGACCTGGAGAGCGTGCGCGGAGCCGACCCGCTGACCGACCTGGCGGGCTGGTCGCTGCAGGAGCCGCCCGAGTTGACCACCGCGCTGTTCGACGGCTACTTCGACCAACCGCCGAGCCTGCAGATCCGCTACCGCCTCACCGTATACCGCCTGCGTATCGCCACTTCCTTGCTGCATTGGCACGCCCGCCAGGGCAACCCACAAACGGTACGCCTGCGCGCCGCGCAGTTGGCCGCCGACCTCGACGACCTCCACCACGGAGCTCCGCGCGCGATCCCGCGCCTGGCCATCTGA
- a CDS encoding AraC family ligand binding domain-containing protein, which yields MTVIHTAARQRITPDSRPPGFPVQSAGMFVIRSDGTATFDRHYHDFDEFWLVAAGTGTVQVGDEQHHITAGDIIFTAAGLDHDVIAVAEELRVFWLSLPPAPGGSGAHLHRTEHDAIKHAVRVVAAGGPR from the coding sequence ATGACCGTCATCCACACCGCTGCCCGCCAGCGGATCACCCCGGACAGCAGACCGCCTGGCTTCCCGGTCCAATCAGCTGGGATGTTCGTCATCCGCTCCGACGGCACCGCCACCTTCGACCGCCACTACCACGATTTCGACGAGTTCTGGCTCGTCGCCGCAGGAACCGGCACGGTCCAGGTCGGCGACGAGCAGCATCACATCACGGCCGGAGACATCATCTTCACCGCCGCCGGACTGGACCACGACGTGATCGCCGTCGCCGAAGAGCTGCGCGTGTTCTGGCTGTCCCTGCCACCGGCCCCAGGCGGCAGCGGCGCACACCTGCACCGCACCGAACACGACGCGATCAAACACGCCGTACGGGTCGTCGCCGCAGGCGGGCCGCGATGA